A genomic segment from Leptolyngbya boryana PCC 6306 encodes:
- a CDS encoding MBOAT family O-acyltransferase, whose amino-acid sequence MQFLSPLYAIFLLCVIGVYWSARSTWLRSWLIFLASLVFYASLQAQYIPLLLVATVINYWLGRAMGVPPDWRIEDWQFAQADWNQRRLRVLCAGIFLNVLLLVGFKYVPFVFGTIGEILDIPTIQQTANWTDIHLIAPFGLSFFCFECIAYLVDVYRGAPAAQGFLDFAAYKLFFAKLISGPITRYHPFVGQIQAVQAPQMPQITEGLWLIACGAIKKGLVADRLNVLVNLSFDNIQRAGSADLWLAIIAYGFQLYLDFSGYVDVARGSALLLGIKLPENFNFPYLTTSLADFWRRWHMTLGDWLRNYLYFPLGGSRRGLFRTCLNLLIVMTIAGIWHGAAWGFLAWGVIHGIGLAIHRLNVAIAKQFTWISAAWSSLPGMLVAWALTQSLVFISWIFFRLPNVDSALKVVERLWGYSADVQYAQKVYTEAVGLNPPQIVMILSAIALIMVFAYLLQRSLKLNLTWHLKLLLVPLCWYVVWQLAPEAGTQYIYFDF is encoded by the coding sequence ATGCAATTTCTCTCGCCCCTGTACGCCATTTTCTTGCTTTGTGTGATCGGAGTGTACTGGTCGGCACGTTCAACCTGGTTGAGATCTTGGTTAATCTTTCTCGCCAGTTTAGTGTTTTATGCGTCACTTCAAGCCCAGTATATTCCGCTGTTGCTGGTCGCGACAGTGATTAACTATTGGCTAGGGAGGGCGATGGGAGTGCCGCCAGATTGGCGAATTGAAGATTGGCAGTTTGCTCAAGCTGACTGGAATCAGCGACGGTTGCGCGTGCTGTGCGCGGGGATTTTTCTCAATGTCCTGTTGCTCGTAGGATTTAAGTATGTGCCGTTTGTGTTTGGAACGATCGGAGAAATCTTAGATATTCCAACGATTCAACAAACTGCAAACTGGACAGATATTCACCTCATTGCACCTTTTGGGCTGAGCTTTTTCTGTTTTGAATGTATTGCGTATTTAGTCGATGTGTATCGGGGAGCGCCTGCGGCTCAAGGGTTTCTCGATTTTGCAGCCTATAAGCTGTTTTTTGCCAAGTTGATTTCTGGCCCGATTACGCGCTATCACCCGTTTGTCGGACAGATCCAGGCAGTTCAAGCACCTCAAATGCCGCAAATTACAGAAGGGCTTTGGCTAATTGCCTGTGGAGCGATTAAGAAAGGATTAGTGGCAGATCGCTTAAATGTCCTCGTCAATTTAAGTTTTGACAATATTCAACGCGCAGGAAGTGCAGATCTGTGGTTAGCAATTATTGCGTATGGGTTCCAGCTTTATCTCGATTTTAGTGGCTACGTGGATGTAGCACGCGGAAGTGCATTGCTCCTCGGGATCAAACTTCCAGAGAATTTTAATTTTCCTTATCTGACGACAAGCCTGGCTGATTTTTGGCGACGTTGGCACATGACCTTGGGCGATTGGTTGCGCAATTACCTTTATTTTCCCTTGGGTGGATCGCGGCGCGGATTGTTTCGGACTTGTTTGAATTTGCTGATTGTGATGACGATCGCGGGAATTTGGCACGGAGCAGCGTGGGGATTTTTGGCGTGGGGTGTGATTCATGGAATTGGACTCGCCATCCACCGATTGAATGTCGCGATCGCAAAACAATTCACCTGGATTTCAGCAGCTTGGTCAAGTTTGCCTGGGATGTTAGTCGCTTGGGCGTTGACTCAATCGTTGGTCTTCATTTCGTGGATCTTTTTCCGGTTGCCGAATGTCGATTCTGCGTTGAAGGTGGTAGAGCGACTTTGGGGCTATTCGGCGGATGTACAATATGCTCAAAAAGTTTATACAGAAGCAGTTGGGTTGAATCCGCCTCAGATTGTCATGATCTTGAGCGCGATCGCGTTGATCATGGTCTTCGCTTATCTGTTACAGCGCAGCTTGAAGTTGAATTTAACTTGGCATTTGAAGCTTTTGCTAGTTCCCCTGTGTTGGTACGTGGTATGGCAACTTGCTCCAGAAGCAGGTACGCAATACATTTACTTTGATTTCTAA
- a CDS encoding phosphomannose isomerase type II C-terminal cupin domain — MKTEETASPAEVTEIRAWGTVTVLEESKRYRINRIEIKPGAHISTQMHYHRSEHWIVVSGTARVICGGEEKVLMQKQSTYVPMATPHRVDNPGVIPLVMIEVQNGEYLGEDDIVRFEKDPNS, encoded by the coding sequence ATGAAAACTGAAGAAACAGCTAGCCCGGCAGAGGTAACAGAGATTCGGGCTTGGGGAACGGTGACGGTTTTAGAAGAATCGAAGCGATATCGAATTAATCGAATTGAGATTAAGCCGGGAGCACATATTAGTACTCAGATGCATTACCATCGCAGTGAACATTGGATTGTCGTGTCTGGGACAGCCCGAGTGATCTGTGGTGGAGAAGAGAAGGTATTAATGCAGAAACAATCCACTTATGTCCCAATGGCAACGCCACATCGGGTGGATAATCCGGGAGTGATTCCGCTCGTGATGATCGAGGTGCAGAATGGGGAGTATTTGGGTGAGGACGATATTGTTCGGTTTGAGAAAGATCCGAATTCTTGA
- the shc gene encoding squalene--hopene cyclase: MSALENAIEASQQYLLSLQKPEGYWWAELESNVTITAETILLHKIWGTDQERPLQKAEQYLRSQQREHGGWELYYGDGGDLSTTVETYMALRLLEVPATDSALIKAKEFILARGGISKTRIFTKFHLALIGCYDWRGIPSIPAWIMLLPSLKIEVPNPFGSEPLFSGHTFSIYEMSSWARGSTVPLLIAFDRKPVFITNPTITLDELYVEGVHNVKYELPRKSDWTDLFLDLDRAFKFAEDWNLVPLREEGIKAAEKWVLERQEATGDWGGIIPAMLNSLIALRCLGYDVNDPYVVRGMNAIDHFAIEEENSYRIQPCVSPVWDTGLVVRSLIESGVAPDDPTLVKAGEWLLEKQILSYGDWAVKNTQGKPGAWAFEFENRFYPDVDDSAVVVMALDLIHMPNQGLKRQAIARCVEWISTMQCKPGGWAAFDLDNDQDWINEVPYGDLRAMIDPNTADVTARVLEMLGQIEPELGVAITPEKLDRALRYLTLEQEKDGSWFGRWGVNYLYGTSGVLAALAKVAPNTHWRSIQRGANWIVSVQNPDGGWGETCESYKNPALKGQGASTASQTAWALIGLLAAGDGTGDYEWEAIDKGVAYLISTQQDGAWNEDWFTGTGFPGHFYLKYHLYQQHFPLTALGRYQTSLKQRSSLKVPLNLKVKEVDTVQAGGQEL; the protein is encoded by the coding sequence ATGTCAGCGCTAGAAAATGCGATCGAAGCCAGTCAGCAATATCTACTGTCGTTACAAAAACCAGAAGGCTATTGGTGGGCAGAACTCGAATCGAATGTGACCATCACCGCAGAAACGATTCTGCTGCATAAGATTTGGGGCACCGATCAAGAGCGACCATTGCAGAAAGCTGAGCAATACTTGCGATCGCAACAACGAGAACATGGAGGCTGGGAACTGTATTACGGCGACGGCGGCGATCTCAGTACCACCGTTGAGACGTACATGGCACTCCGGTTATTAGAAGTTCCGGCAACTGATTCCGCTTTGATCAAGGCAAAAGAATTTATCCTGGCACGCGGCGGAATTAGCAAAACTCGCATTTTCACGAAATTCCATTTAGCGTTGATTGGATGCTACGACTGGCGAGGCATTCCCTCCATTCCAGCTTGGATTATGCTGCTGCCATCACTGAAAATTGAGGTTCCAAATCCGTTTGGATCGGAGCCGCTATTTTCGGGGCATACGTTCAGTATCTACGAGATGTCTAGCTGGGCGCGGGGCAGTACTGTACCCCTATTGATCGCGTTTGATCGTAAGCCTGTATTCATCACAAATCCAACCATCACGCTCGATGAGCTTTACGTTGAAGGCGTGCACAACGTCAAATATGAATTGCCCAGAAAATCAGATTGGACAGATTTATTTCTCGATCTCGATCGAGCTTTCAAATTTGCAGAAGATTGGAATCTTGTCCCACTACGAGAAGAAGGAATTAAAGCTGCCGAAAAATGGGTACTTGAACGGCAAGAAGCAACCGGAGACTGGGGCGGAATTATTCCCGCGATGCTCAATTCTCTGATTGCATTACGGTGCTTAGGATATGACGTCAATGATCCCTACGTGGTCAGAGGCATGAATGCGATCGATCATTTTGCGATCGAAGAAGAGAATAGCTATCGAATTCAGCCTTGTGTTTCTCCGGTTTGGGACACTGGATTAGTTGTACGATCTCTGATCGAATCTGGGGTAGCTCCAGATGATCCAACACTGGTCAAAGCAGGAGAATGGTTGCTCGAAAAACAAATTCTCAGTTACGGAGATTGGGCGGTTAAAAACACTCAAGGCAAGCCCGGAGCCTGGGCGTTTGAATTTGAGAATCGATTCTACCCAGACGTAGACGATTCGGCTGTTGTGGTGATGGCACTCGACTTGATCCACATGCCGAATCAAGGTTTAAAGCGACAAGCGATCGCTCGTTGCGTCGAGTGGATCAGCACAATGCAGTGTAAACCGGGGGGCTGGGCGGCTTTTGATCTCGATAACGATCAAGACTGGATCAATGAGGTTCCTTATGGCGATCTCAGAGCAATGATTGATCCGAACACTGCTGATGTGACTGCGAGAGTGCTGGAAATGTTGGGGCAGATTGAGCCAGAGTTAGGAGTTGCCATTACTCCAGAAAAGCTCGATCGTGCTCTGCGCTATCTCACCCTCGAACAAGAAAAAGATGGCTCGTGGTTTGGACGTTGGGGCGTGAACTATCTCTATGGAACCAGTGGTGTTTTAGCTGCCCTCGCAAAAGTTGCTCCGAATACGCATTGGCGAAGTATTCAGCGCGGTGCTAATTGGATTGTGAGTGTTCAGAATCCCGATGGAGGTTGGGGCGAAACTTGCGAAAGTTATAAGAATCCAGCGCTAAAAGGACAAGGAGCGAGTACTGCCTCTCAAACCGCTTGGGCATTAATTGGATTACTTGCAGCAGGCGATGGAACAGGCGACTATGAATGGGAAGCGATCGATAAGGGAGTCGCTTATCTAATTAGCACTCAGCAAGATGGAGCCTGGAATGAAGATTGGTTCACAGGCACTGGATTTCCGGGTCATTTCTACCTGAAATATCATCTCTATCAGCAGCACTTCCCCTTAACAGCTCTCGGTCGCTATCAGACCAGTTTAAAACAGCGATCGAGTTTGAAAGTACCGCTGAATCTGAAAGTTAAAGAAGTGGATACAGTTCAAGCTGGAGGACAAGAGCTATAG
- a CDS encoding glycosyltransferase — MSDIVLGISIVSFLIWVYLLAFRGQFWQMDQRLPTGEIQNASVCVVIPARNEADMLPLTLRSLLTQDFSGSLTIFLVDDHSTDGTAEIARSTAEECNQSARLQIIPAQPLLSGWTGKLWAVQQGIERAIELKPDYILLTDADIQHDSGNVRDLVSWAMADDRELVSLMVRLRCVSIWEKLLIPAFVFFFAKLYPFRWANDPARTLAAAAGGCSLIRREALERIGGMYAIRQALIDDCALADAIKASGTRRIWLGLTRSTISLRPYDSLDTIWKMVARTAYTQLNYSPILLVGSVLGMGLVYLAPILVLNWIGLVTYVLMSIAYFPIVRFYRCPAWSAFCLPAIAFLYTLMTIDSALQHWQGKGGAWKGRTYGT, encoded by the coding sequence ATGTCTGATATCGTTCTTGGGATTTCGATCGTGAGTTTCTTGATTTGGGTCTATTTGCTAGCGTTCAGAGGTCAGTTTTGGCAGATGGATCAGCGGTTGCCAACAGGTGAAATTCAGAATGCGTCGGTTTGTGTGGTGATTCCAGCGCGCAATGAGGCGGATATGCTGCCGCTGACGTTACGATCGCTTTTGACACAGGATTTTTCAGGCTCTCTCACGATTTTTCTCGTCGATGATCACAGTACAGATGGCACGGCAGAAATTGCGCGATCGACGGCTGAAGAATGCAATCAATCTGCTCGGTTGCAGATCATTCCAGCTCAGCCTTTGCTGAGTGGCTGGACAGGGAAGCTTTGGGCGGTGCAGCAGGGAATTGAACGAGCAATAGAGCTAAAGCCGGACTACATTTTGCTGACGGACGCAGATATTCAACATGATTCAGGGAATGTGCGGGATTTAGTGAGTTGGGCGATGGCAGACGATCGAGAGTTAGTTTCTCTGATGGTGCGCTTGCGCTGTGTGAGTATTTGGGAAAAGCTATTAATTCCAGCGTTTGTGTTCTTTTTTGCCAAGTTGTATCCGTTTCGCTGGGCGAATGATCCGGCTCGAACGCTAGCGGCAGCGGCAGGAGGCTGTAGTTTGATTCGACGCGAGGCGTTGGAGCGAATTGGTGGAATGTATGCAATTCGGCAGGCGTTAATTGATGATTGCGCTTTGGCAGATGCGATTAAGGCAAGTGGAACGAGGCGGATTTGGCTCGGACTCACGCGATCGACAATTAGCCTTCGTCCTTACGATTCGCTCGATACGATTTGGAAAATGGTCGCTCGAACGGCTTATACCCAATTGAACTATTCGCCAATCTTGCTGGTTGGATCGGTGCTGGGAATGGGTTTGGTTTACCTTGCACCGATTCTTGTGCTGAATTGGATCGGGTTAGTGACGTATGTGTTGATGTCGATCGCTTATTTTCCGATCGTGCGATTTTATCGCTGTCCCGCTTGGTCTGCCTTTTGTTTGCCTGCGATCGCGTTTCTGTATACCTTAATGACGATCGACTCTGCACTCCAACATTGGCAAGGTAAAGGCGGAGCCTGGAAAGGTCGCACCTATGGCACATAA
- a CDS encoding TIGR00297 family protein, with the protein MPPAIPSMTDWLIAIVLNAVLLGLLAIAPKKLLTPGGIVNAWILGVIVWGCLGWRGYLLVVFYFLVGSGVTFVGKAQKEALGIAEARSGARGAGNVWGSALVGAICALLVLGLNVTQFAIDFIPLLALGYVASFCTKLSDTCGTEIGKAYGQRTFLITTLKPVPRGTEGAVSLEGTISGVVGSVAIAIVGWSLGLISPIGIGICAIAAFVATTIESLIGATIEDKVPFLTHDVVNILNTLIGAIVAIAIGLLLPR; encoded by the coding sequence ATGCCTCCAGCAATTCCTTCGATGACAGATTGGCTGATCGCGATCGTGCTGAATGCGGTTTTGTTAGGACTGCTAGCGATCGCACCTAAGAAGCTTCTAACTCCGGGCGGCATTGTCAATGCTTGGATTTTAGGTGTGATTGTTTGGGGATGTTTGGGCTGGCGAGGTTACTTACTGGTCGTCTTTTATTTTCTAGTTGGTTCAGGCGTAACATTCGTTGGCAAGGCGCAGAAAGAAGCGTTGGGGATTGCAGAAGCGCGATCGGGTGCAAGAGGGGCAGGAAATGTTTGGGGATCGGCGCTAGTCGGGGCGATTTGTGCCTTATTGGTGTTGGGTTTAAATGTGACGCAGTTCGCGATCGATTTCATTCCACTCTTGGCATTGGGATATGTCGCGAGTTTTTGCACCAAGCTTTCTGATACTTGTGGAACTGAGATTGGTAAGGCTTACGGGCAGAGAACTTTCTTAATTACGACATTAAAACCCGTCCCCCGTGGAACAGAAGGCGCGGTGAGTTTGGAAGGCACGATCTCAGGAGTTGTGGGATCGGTTGCGATCGCAATCGTCGGCTGGTCGCTAGGATTAATCAGTCCGATTGGCATTGGAATTTGTGCGATCGCGGCTTTTGTAGCCACGACGATTGAAAGTTTGATCGGAGCGACGATCGAGGATAAAGTCCCATTTCTAACGCATGATGTCGTAAATATTTTGAATACATTGATTGGGGCGATTGTTGCGATCGCGATCGGATTGCTCCTGCCTCGCTAA